The Vibrio quintilis DNA window AAAACAATACATCTGCCAATCCCTGAGAATAATTATCAATTGCTTCTTTTCCATTCTGTGCTTCATGCACTTCAATATCCCATTCTTCCGGGAGTGCCCGTATCACTGATTTTCGGGACATTCTCGAATCATCTGCGATAGTGACATTTACGGCCATACCACTCTCCTTATTCTTCAAAAATATTAGACTGGGATTCTAATAGCTGGGGCATTAGCTCCATCAGCATGGCACTCACCTGTTCCGGTAACTCTAAAGAAAGCTGTTCAAACTGATCTTCCGACTCCAGTGGTTCTGTCAGTGTTGCCAGCGCAATTGCACTGCCAAGCCTTTCTACTTCCTTTTCACTGGTAAATAACACTTTATTCTGATTTAAAATCAGCTCACCGGTTTCGATTTCATATCCCCACAGAATAAGCAGATATGCTGCGACAACATGATGATCTTCATAACTGTCCTGCAACCCCAGAAAATCTCTGACCTGCTCTTCAGAGGCGCCTTCTTCAATCACCAGTAATCGGCCGATCGCGGTCAGGATACTGGCAATAAAGACTTTATCCTGATCTCCCCGGCTGAATTTAAGATATTTAGCAAACATTCTGGCAATCGACGCAGTTTTCAGCGCCTTCTCAGAAATTCTTTTCTGCAGCGCGGGGGAGACTCTTTTGTAAGGAATATGGGTTAATAATGAAAGGGCAATGGTTTCAAGCAGGGTGGCTCCAAGCCGGCCAATCGCTTCCGGCAGGGAATCCGTTACCCGGCGAAAACCAAAATATGAAGAGTTAGCAATCTGAAATACCCGGGCGATCAAAGCAGGCTCGTGGCTGATCACATTTGCCATCAAACGTAAATCACAATCAGGTGAAGCAATCACTCTTTGCAATTCACGAACCGCATTTGGCAAAACAGGCAACCCGGAAAGCAACCCCAGCTTTCTGCGACAGGCACCATTAAAAGGCATTTTGTGTAAACGTTCCGCACTGACAAACAGACGTTCGAAATCATATTGTGTAAAGGGTTTCGGTAACACAAAGTGAGCAAAATCATGCGCTCTTTTGGGGATGTCTGCCGAAGTGTCGCCGGTCAGTAAAACCCGGACAGCCTCCGGGAAGGTCTTCTTTACCTCCCCCAGCAGCTCATCCCCTTTCTTCTTTGGCATCAAAAGATCAGAAATAAAAATTGCAGGTTCACCAAAACCTGATTTTTCCCAGTATCCCATCCAGTTTAAAGGATCAGGGACCAGCAAGACTTTCCACTCCGGACGCAGACACCGGAACAACCGGCCTATCGCCTTGAGCATAAATTCGTCATCATCAACACATATCACTTCCAGTTTCATAGCTGTTCCTTCTCAATGTGTTGCTGAGTTAAGATAGGATTCGATCTCTTCTTTCAGATGATTACATTTCACCTCTATACCGGTCAGCCGGGACATATCATCACAAATATTCAGTTCAGCGGATTCAGTGTCTGTTTCGATTTGCTGAAAATCATCGGCTAAATCGTCGGCACCTATGAGCCGGGTTGACGATTTAATACGGTGAGAAAAAACCCGTACCTGTTCCAGATCTTTTTTCAGCCAACAGGTTCTTAAGTCTGTCAGAACATCAGAAACAGATGTTAAATAGCCTTTCAGGATTTCTTCGACATGCTCTTCGCCGACCATTTCAGCTACCCGCCCCGGCTTGAAATACTTTATTTCCACCATATTTCACCCTCAACATGGACCCTGAAAAACAAAATCCACCGATAAACAATGCCTTGCCATCACACAATGATAAGTGTAGTTGATCTTCAGAAAGAGGGATGCCGAAAACGCTGCGTATCTTAACAAAAATGCGTATTGCTGCATCTGCAGCAAAGGGAAGAGGTATGCTGTCAATTAAGCAGAAACAAGATTTAAATATACCCAAACAACCTGAAGATGCAGGGTTCAGGTTGCTTGGGTATAAAGCAAAAAAAAACCGCTCATCATGGATGAGCGGCATTCAGTTCAGCGGGATAGACATAGTCCGGATTGATTCACTCCGGGTTTTAATTGATGAAAAACATCACAAAAAAATCAATCTCCTTTGACTTCATTCCGCAACCGGAAGTTCAGAGGAAACCTGAGTCGTTTTCTCCTGATCAGCGGCTCTCCAGCCGCCGCCAAGTGCTTTATACAAACTCACCCGGCTGACAAGCAGATTCAAATGCGCCGATAGTTCACTTTCCCTTGCACTGAACAGCGATCGTTGTGCATCGAGTAAATCCATATAACTGTCATTTCCCTGCTCATACCGCATTTTTGCCAATTCATAATAATCTTTATTGGCAGCCAGATTCGACTTTTGTGCATGCCATTCTTCCATGTAGTATTGCTGACCCAGCAATGCATCAGAAACCTCTTTAAACGCGGTTTCAATCGCCTCCTGATAAACAATCACAGATTTTTGCCTGGTGATTTTTGCAACATCCAGCGAAGCCTGATTGCTTCCCCAGTCAAAAACGGGCACGGAGATACCAGGAACGAATTGCCACATCCCTGAGGCTGAGCCGAACAAATCTTCCAGAGAACTACTCATTGTGCCAGCATTGGCTGTCAAACTGATTCGCGGGAAAAATGCAGCTCTCGCAGCACCGATATTTGCGTTGGCAGCTTTCAATGAATGTTCTGCAGCAAGAATATCCGGCCGGGACAGAAGCAGCTCTGAAGAAGCCCCCACTTTCAGATCAGTCAACATTCGCCCGTCTTCCTGCGGCAAACGGGCATGGATATGCTGATTCACTGGCGCTCCGACCAGCTGCCTCAGAGTATTATATTGCTGTGCAACTGACAGCTTATACTTCGCCAGCGTTGCTTCAGCACTGTGCAGCGCTGTCTTACTCTGCGCCAACGTCAATGCACTACTGTATCCGGAATCATAGCGCGTTTGTACCAGCGCCAGCGTTTCTTTGTAGGCTTTAACCGTCTCTTCTGTCAGATTCAGTAACTCCTGTTCCGCCAGCAGCCGGATATAGGCTGAAGCGACTTCTGAAACCAGAGAAATCACCGCACTTCTGCGATTTTCATCCTGAGCAAAATAAGACTCCAGTGCCGCGGACGACAAGTTTTTCACCCGGCCAAACAAGTCCAGCTCGTAGCTGGTCACACCAATGGTCGCTGAATACTGAGAACTATAAACAGTGCCGGTACCAGTCACCGCATCAGATGTTCTCTGACGGGTTCCGGAGCCGGTTGCATCCAGTGACGGAAAACGGGCACTATCCTGAATACGATACTGTGCCTGCATCGATGCCACACTCAGCAAAGTTTGCTTCAAATCTTTATTATGCGTCAGAGCCGATTCAATCAGTGATTGCAGCTGTTGATCAGACATAAATGTCCGCCAGTCTGGTAATGCAGTCTCATTCGATGCCGTCTGTTCAATGCCATGCCAACCGTCCGAAGACGGAGACTCAGGGCGCTGATAGTCTGGCGCAAGACTACATCCACTTAGTCCTGCGACCATGAGCAGAGATAATAATTTAACCCGCATCTGACACCTCCTCAGATGGCTGAATAGTTGCACCAATCTGTCTTGGCTTTGTTCGGAATAAGCGCATCACCAAAACAAAAAACACCGGCACAAAGAAAATAGATAACACAGTCGCAGAAATCATCCCGCCGACAACGCCCCAGCCAATCGCATGACGGCTTGCCGCACCGGCGCCAGAGCTCAGAGCCAGCGGCAAAACCCCCAGAATAAAGGCGAAAGAAGTCATTAAGATCGGACGTAAACGCATCCGGCATGCTTCCACCGTGGCTTTGAATAACGGCATTCCCTGATCGTAAAGCGATTTGGCAAATTCAACGATCAGGATGGCATTTTTCGCCGATAGCCCTATTGTCGTTAATAAACCAACCTGGAAGTAAATATCGTTTGATAATCCCTTGAGCATGGTTGCTGCAACTGCACCGAAAATGCCCAGCGGCACCACCAGAATAACTGAGAACGGCACACTCCAGCTCTCATAAAGCGCGGCAAGACACAGGAAGACGATTAACAGTGAAATAGCATACAGTGCACTGGCCTGAGAACCGGACTGTTTCTCCTGGTAAGAAATACCGCCCCATTCAACACCAATACCATCCGGTAACTGACTGACAATATCTTCAATGGCTTTCATCGCATCTCCGGTACTTTTTCCAGGCGCAGCCGCCCCCTGGATATTCACGGAAGGGAAGCCATTGAAACGCTCCAGCCTTGGAGAACCAAATGTCCAGTAGGTCCGGGCAAAGGCATCAAAAGGAACCATATCACCGTCAGAGTTTCTGACATGCCAGAGGCTGAAATCTTCCGGATTCATCCGGTACTTAGCATCAGACTGGACATAAACTTTCTTAATTCTTCCGTTATCAACAAAATCATTGACATAAGCAGAACCCCATGCCGTTGATAACGTTGAATTAATATCACTGACCGAAACGCCCATTGCCATTGCCTTTTCGTAGTCGATATCAATTCGCAGCTGCGACGTATCTTCCATACCATTCGGACGAACAGAAGCCAGTACCGGGTTTTGAGCTGC harbors:
- a CDS encoding HDOD domain-containing protein; this encodes MKLEVICVDDDEFMLKAIGRLFRCLRPEWKVLLVPDPLNWMGYWEKSGFGEPAIFISDLLMPKKKGDELLGEVKKTFPEAVRVLLTGDTSADIPKRAHDFAHFVLPKPFTQYDFERLFVSAERLHKMPFNGACRRKLGLLSGLPVLPNAVRELQRVIASPDCDLRLMANVISHEPALIARVFQIANSSYFGFRRVTDSLPEAIGRLGATLLETIALSLLTHIPYKRVSPALQKRISEKALKTASIARMFAKYLKFSRGDQDKVFIASILTAIGRLLVIEEGASEEQVRDFLGLQDSYEDHHVVAAYLLILWGYEIETGELILNQNKVLFTSEKEVERLGSAIALATLTEPLESEDQFEQLSLELPEQVSAMLMELMPQLLESQSNIFEE
- a CDS encoding efflux transporter outer membrane subunit — encoded protein: MRVKLLSLLMVAGLSGCSLAPDYQRPESPSSDGWHGIEQTASNETALPDWRTFMSDQQLQSLIESALTHNKDLKQTLLSVASMQAQYRIQDSARFPSLDATGSGTRQRTSDAVTGTGTVYSSQYSATIGVTSYELDLFGRVKNLSSAALESYFAQDENRRSAVISLVSEVASAYIRLLAEQELLNLTEETVKAYKETLALVQTRYDSGYSSALTLAQSKTALHSAEATLAKYKLSVAQQYNTLRQLVGAPVNQHIHARLPQEDGRMLTDLKVGASSELLLSRPDILAAEHSLKAANANIGAARAAFFPRISLTANAGTMSSSLEDLFGSASGMWQFVPGISVPVFDWGSNQASLDVAKITRQKSVIVYQEAIETAFKEVSDALLGQQYYMEEWHAQKSNLAANKDYYELAKMRYEQGNDSYMDLLDAQRSLFSARESELSAHLNLLVSRVSLYKALGGGWRAADQEKTTQVSSELPVAE
- a CDS encoding Hpt domain-containing protein is translated as MVEIKYFKPGRVAEMVGEEHVEEILKGYLTSVSDVLTDLRTCWLKKDLEQVRVFSHRIKSSTRLIGADDLADDFQQIETDTESAELNICDDMSRLTGIEVKCNHLKEEIESYLNSATH